A genomic region of Dactylococcopsis salina PCC 8305 contains the following coding sequences:
- a CDS encoding type II toxin-antitoxin system HicA family toxin, with product MASALPVLSGREVVRVFQSFGWEVVRQSGSHIILVKEGELATLSVPDHREVAKGTLRSLIRTSGLTVSEFVSEI from the coding sequence GTGGCATCTGCTCTTCCCGTACTTAGTGGGCGTGAGGTGGTTCGAGTGTTTCAGTCTTTTGGGTGGGAAGTAGTACGCCAAAGCGGAAGTCACATCATTTTAGTAAAGGAAGGAGAATTAGCCACACTTTCCGTTCCTGATCACAGAGAAGTAGCAAAAGGAACACTACGTAGTTTGATTCGTACTTCAGGGCTAACTGTCAGCGAATTTGTTTCTGAAATTTGA
- a CDS encoding type II toxin-antitoxin system HicB family antitoxin, translating to MKFNVTLDRDEDGIWIVECPSIPGCVSQGNTKEEALENIQDAIAACLQVRAERGFPLTIETQQVEVIA from the coding sequence ATGAAATTTAACGTCACCCTTGATCGAGATGAAGATGGAATCTGGATTGTGGAATGTCCAAGCATTCCAGGCTGTGTTAGTCAGGGTAACACTAAAGAAGAAGCCCTAGAGAATATTCAAGACGCGATCGCTGCTTGTTTACAAGTTCGTGCTGAACGTGGCTTCCCCCTAACCATAGAGACTCAGCAAGTGGAGGTAATTGCTTAA
- a CDS encoding type II toxin-antitoxin system HicA family toxin: MPKSFTPELKKRLKEAGCYFERSGKGDHEIWYSPITKCHFVVDQSIKSRHTANGVLKQAGLPKAF; this comes from the coding sequence ATGCCAAAGTCTTTTACTCCTGAATTAAAGAAGAGGTTAAAAGAGGCGGGTTGCTACTTTGAACGCAGTGGCAAAGGAGACCATGAAATCTGGTATAGTCCAATTACTAAATGTCATTTTGTGGTTGACCAATCAATTAAATCTCGTCACACAGCCAATGGGGTACTCAAGCAAGCTGGATTGCCAAAAGCCTTTTAG
- a CDS encoding DUF1902 domain-containing protein — translation MSQLKYEVSAFWDKKAQVWVAESESVPGLATEAETLEALTQKLRTLVPELLQLNRIIEDTSAREIEIEITSHRQETIQLAT, via the coding sequence ATGAGCCAATTAAAATACGAAGTTAGTGCGTTTTGGGACAAAAAAGCTCAAGTCTGGGTAGCAGAGAGTGAAAGTGTTCCGGGTTTAGCAACAGAAGCTGAAACATTAGAAGCATTAACACAAAAGCTAAGAACCCTAGTTCCTGAATTATTGCAGTTGAACCGTATTATAGAAGATACCTCAGCCAGGGAAATTGAAATTGAAATAACGAGCCACCGACAAGAAACCATTCAACTCGCGACATAA
- a CDS encoding type II toxin-antitoxin system HicA family toxin has product MSKWSSTKAKRVLKALKKIGWKLKRQTGSHKILERSGWNDVVFAFHDGEEIGPKMLARIAKLTGLTPDDL; this is encoded by the coding sequence ATGAGTAAATGGTCATCTACTAAAGCAAAACGAGTCTTAAAAGCACTGAAAAAAATAGGTTGGAAACTCAAACGCCAAACAGGTTCTCATAAAATCTTAGAAAGATCGGGTTGGAATGATGTAGTTTTTGCTTTTCATGATGGAGAAGAAATTGGTCCGAAAATGTTAGCCAGAATTGCCAAATTAACGGGATTAACCCCAGATGATCTTTAA
- a CDS encoding type II toxin-antitoxin system HicB family antitoxin — MNYKIEIEQEEDGRYIAEIVELPGVLVYGNSQEEAILKVQALALRVLADQLEESELVENNLSLSFVTI, encoded by the coding sequence ATGAACTATAAAATTGAAATAGAACAAGAAGAAGATGGACGCTACATTGCTGAAATTGTCGAACTTCCAGGTGTTTTAGTTTATGGAAATAGTCAAGAAGAGGCTATTTTAAAGGTTCAAGCCCTAGCTTTACGTGTTTTAGCCGATCAACTTGAAGAGAGTGAACTTGTAGAAAATAATCTCAGTCTATCATTTGTTACTATATGA
- a CDS encoding type II toxin-antitoxin system PemK/MazF family toxin has translation MSSPARGEVWLVDLGYVAKVRPCLVISIPALMEDRALATLVPHTTSPRNSRFEVTVKVRFLKLGAFDVQNLITIPHAKLIRKLGELDSKQLSLVEDTLLFWLEFKEMDSKEENT, from the coding sequence ATGAGTAGCCCTGCACGTGGTGAGGTATGGTTGGTAGATTTGGGCTATGTCGCAAAAGTTAGACCTTGTTTAGTAATTAGTATTCCAGCCCTAATGGAAGATCGCGCTTTAGCGACTTTAGTTCCTCACACAACGAGTCCCAGAAATTCTCGCTTTGAGGTAACTGTCAAGGTCAGGTTTTTGAAACTTGGAGCTTTCGATGTCCAAAATCTTATTACCATTCCTCATGCTAAGCTAATTAGGAAATTAGGGGAATTAGACTCAAAACAATTGTCGCTGGTTGAAGATACTTTACTCTTCTGGCTGGAGTTCAAAGAGATGGACTCCAAAGAAGAAAACACTTAG
- a CDS encoding type II toxin-antitoxin system RelE/ParE family toxin, producing the protein MRCVFHPEALSEYAEAVQYYTEQKIEVAQSFINAIEDTVYRIRDSPTRYVAIDEDVRRCMARKFPYGVLYTIEQDYILILAVMHCSREPGYWKSRK; encoded by the coding sequence ATGAGGTGCGTATTTCATCCTGAAGCACTGAGTGAGTACGCTGAAGCAGTTCAATACTACACAGAGCAGAAAATTGAGGTCGCTCAATCGTTCATAAACGCGATCGAGGATACAGTTTATCGGATCAGGGATTCTCCAACCCGTTACGTTGCCATTGATGAAGATGTTAGGCGGTGTATGGCGCGTAAGTTTCCTTATGGTGTTCTCTACACAATTGAGCAAGACTACATTTTGATTTTGGCGGTCATGCATTGTAGTCGTGAGCCTGGTTATTGGAAAAGCCGCAAGTGA
- a CDS encoding addiction module protein, with product MRSIEQLTEEILSLPSESRALLADKLVESLEFDTDSVIQAVWVTEAKRRQDEVRDGSVQPIPGEDALAQVRRLIEP from the coding sequence ATGCGGTCAATTGAGCAACTGACTGAGGAAATATTATCTCTGCCTAGTGAGTCAAGGGCCCTCTTAGCGGATAAGTTAGTAGAAAGCTTAGAGTTCGATACCGACTCAGTAATTCAGGCAGTTTGGGTAACTGAAGCCAAGCGACGACAAGATGAAGTGCGAGATGGTTCTGTTCAACCGATTCCAGGTGAAGATGCTCTAGCTCAGGTCAGACGACTGATTGAGCCATGA
- a CDS encoding type II toxin-antitoxin system RelE family toxin yields MSYQIEFSRRAEKNLKRLSRQDQKRISDKIDTLAQEPRPSGVEKLQGRGEDAYRIRVGMYRVLYEIRDRELVILGVAEKVHWLVK; encoded by the coding sequence ATGAGCTATCAAATTGAGTTCTCCCGTCGGGCTGAGAAAAACTTGAAACGGCTTTCTCGACAGGATCAGAAACGAATTAGCGACAAAATTGATACTCTAGCCCAAGAACCTCGTCCTTCGGGTGTTGAGAAACTTCAAGGTAGAGGGGAAGATGCTTACCGTATTCGAGTCGGAATGTATCGGGTTTTGTACGAAATTCGCGATCGAGAACTTGTTATATTAGGGGTTGCTGAAAAAGTCCATTGGTTGGTTAAGTAA
- a CDS encoding SHOCT domain-containing protein — protein sequence MGNKFDKIKELKQMLDEGSITQEEFSQMKADLLSENSNTEDSKASRSFQLDKGKERKGVGWPEVLSVLFGIYGGLGYLFTKQPTAKKLVILVLSFLATGVYASLEIAITNTQESQMQESGDSQRTTAGSQESEAKEEQTIREQKIQQEEQELRKKQELSDKFNAERQKILNSANKMMDQGQYEEVIKLADKYAFVNDENLNNLKSQAKDKLAAIEKEYAALVAQLPSFIPELVQEKGESIKSKSWFDREFMIYNCDEVAPAQIEETVETKSNHDNGQPSRWTGSVPTASQVASEAESSYRFALRCGYAALLLEDKEYLKKAISLINKAEKYSTNNTLFIAKVKSGEL from the coding sequence ATGGGTAATAAGTTCGATAAAATTAAAGAGCTAAAACAGATGCTTGATGAGGGTTCTATTACACAAGAAGAATTCTCACAAATGAAAGCCGATTTGCTAAGTGAAAACTCTAATACTGAGGATAGTAAAGCTTCTCGTAGTTTTCAATTGGACAAAGGAAAGGAAAGGAAAGGAGTGGGTTGGCCGGAAGTATTAAGTGTTTTATTTGGGATATATGGTGGTTTAGGTTATTTGTTTACCAAACAGCCTACTGCTAAAAAATTAGTTATTCTCGTTTTATCGTTTCTAGCCACTGGCGTATATGCATCTTTGGAAATAGCAATTACTAACACTCAAGAGTCTCAGATGCAGGAATCTGGTGATTCACAGAGAACGACTGCTGGTTCCCAAGAATCTGAAGCAAAGGAAGAGCAAACTATACGTGAGCAAAAAATTCAACAAGAAGAGCAAGAACTGCGGAAAAAGCAAGAACTTTCAGATAAATTCAATGCTGAACGCCAGAAAATACTTAACTCTGCCAACAAAATGATGGACCAAGGTCAATATGAGGAGGTCATAAAACTTGCTGATAAATATGCGTTTGTGAATGATGAAAACCTCAATAACCTGAAAAGCCAAGCAAAAGATAAACTTGCCGCCATTGAAAAAGAGTATGCGGCTCTTGTCGCCCAACTTCCTAGCTTTATCCCAGAACTCGTACAGGAAAAAGGTGAATCAATCAAGTCTAAAAGTTGGTTTGACCGCGAGTTCATGATTTATAACTGTGACGAAGTAGCACCCGCACAAATTGAAGAGACTGTTGAAACAAAAAGTAACCATGATAATGGTCAACCCAGTAGATGGACTGGTAGCGTACCAACAGCTTCACAAGTTGCTTCTGAAGCTGAAAGTAGTTATCGTTTTGCATTACGATGTGGGTATGCAGCTTTATTATTAGAAGATAAAGAATACCTTAAAAAGGCAATATCATTAATTAATAAAGCTGAAAAATATAGCACTAATAATACTCTTTTTATTGCCAAGGTTAAGAGTGGAGAACTTTGA
- a CDS encoding type II toxin-antitoxin system VapC family toxin, with translation MSETVYIETSILGYLTTRPSRNLILVANAEITREWWETRRSFFDLYISQAVINEVAKGDAEIASRRLEMVNGIPLLEINQSVLDLAEQFLERSNLPAKADVDALHIAVATIHRMDYLLTWNCKHIANAQIQKKLAEISFYFSYELPIICTPNELLGG, from the coding sequence ATGAGTGAAACGGTTTATATTGAAACCAGTATTTTAGGTTATCTCACTACTCGTCCGAGTCGGAATTTAATTTTAGTTGCCAATGCTGAAATAACGCGAGAATGGTGGGAAACTCGTCGTAGTTTCTTTGATTTGTACATCTCTCAAGCTGTTATTAATGAAGTTGCAAAAGGAGATGCTGAAATAGCTTCTCGACGACTAGAAATGGTGAATGGTATTCCCTTACTAGAAATAAACCAATCTGTACTTGATTTAGCAGAACAATTTTTAGAACGTAGCAATCTTCCTGCAAAAGCTGATGTTGATGCTTTGCATATTGCAGTAGCGACTATTCACCGAATGGATTATCTATTAACATGGAATTGCAAGCATATTGCTAATGCTCAAATTCAGAAAAAACTAGCAGAGATTAGTTTTTATTTTAGTTACGAGTTACCAATTATTTGTACCCCTAATGAACTACTTGGAGGCTAA
- a CDS encoding HNH endonuclease translates to MAITKDIRQQVRERAKYLCEYCHSSEEASAARFEIDHIQPRSCGGADTFENLALACQRCNSYRYNFTEGTDPEYKVSTQLFNPRLHQWNEHFVWEKGGLVIRGKTSIGRATCDRLDLNDQRHNDGAIVKARRLWIQGGWHPPSNDAIES, encoded by the coding sequence ATGGCGATTACAAAAGATATTCGGCAGCAGGTTCGAGAGCGGGCTAAGTATCTGTGTGAATACTGCCATTCCTCGGAAGAAGCCAGTGCAGCACGGTTTGAAATTGACCACATCCAACCGCGATCCTGTGGAGGAGCAGATACATTTGAAAATTTGGCTTTGGCTTGTCAGCGATGTAATAGCTACCGTTACAACTTCACAGAAGGGACTGATCCAGAATATAAAGTTTCTACTCAGTTGTTTAACCCACGACTGCATCAGTGGAATGAGCATTTTGTTTGGGAGAAAGGTGGTCTAGTCATTCGGGGCAAAACTTCAATTGGACGTGCAACTTGCGATCGCCTAGATTTGAATGACCAACGGCATAATGACGGGGCGATTGTTAAAGCCCGTCGTCTGTGGATTCAGGGCGGTTGGCATCCACCATCTAATGATGCTATTGAATCCTAA
- a CDS encoding DUF433 domain-containing protein, with amino-acid sequence MTLTITAEPTLIEQDSNGVVRVAKTRITLDTVVTAFLEGCTAEEIAQQYPSLQLSDIYLVIGYYLRHTEEVNTYLAQRQREATQIQQEAEKRFNPIGVRDRLLARRNQSQ; translated from the coding sequence ATGACTCTGACGATTACAGCAGAACCGACACTGATCGAGCAAGATAGTAATGGAGTCGTGCGGGTTGCCAAAACTCGTATTACTTTAGATACAGTTGTCACTGCCTTTCTAGAAGGATGCACCGCAGAAGAAATTGCACAACAATATCCCTCTCTACAACTCTCAGACATCTACTTGGTCATCGGCTACTATCTGAGACATACGGAAGAAGTCAATACCTATCTTGCCCAACGTCAACGTGAGGCGACTCAGATTCAGCAGGAGGCGGAAAAACGGTTTAATCCCATTGGAGTGCGCGATCGCTTACTGGCAAGGCGTAATCAATCTCAGTAG